ATAGCGCACGCCGCCGTACTCCCCGTACCTAGCCCGACGACCATCCCGTCCTCGACGCGCTCGGCCGCGCTCTCGCCCGCACGCCGCTTCGCCGCCGTCTCGCTCGTGTCCTTCTCCATACCCGTATCCGACCGCGCCCGCCAGTAAAAGTACTCTCCACCGCAGCCACGACGCCGACGGACGACCGCCGACGACACCGCGAAAAACGAGACGAGCTATCCCAGGAGCTCGACGAGCAGCGCGTTCTGCCCGTGGAGGCGGTTCTCGGCCTGCCGCCAGACGAGCGAGCGTTCCGATTCGAGGACGTCGTCCGTGATTTCCTCGCCGCGGTGGGCGGGGAGGCAGTGCATGACGGCGGCGTCGTCGGGGGCGTGCGCGAGGAGGTCGGCGTCGAGTTGGAAACCGCCGTCGTAGAACGCTTCGAGCTTCGCCTCGCGCTCGGCCTCCTCGCCCATGCTCACCCAGACGTCCGTGTAGACGACGTCCGCGTCGGCGACCGCGTCAGTGGGGTCGTCGACGAGCGTCACGGTCCCGTCGTAGTTGCTCGCGCGGTCGGTGACGCCGTCGGCGAAGCCGTACCCGTCGGGGGTGGCGGCGACGACGTCGAGACCGACCATCGCCGCGCCGACGAGGAAGGACGCGCCGACGTTGTTCCCGTCGCCCACCCACGCGACGGTCGTGTCGTCGAACCCGCAGTGCTCGCGGATGGTGAGGAGGTCGGCGAGCGTCTGCACGGGGTGAGCGTCGTCGGAGAGCCCGTTTACGACGGGAACGCTCGAGTACTCGGCGAGCTCCTCTAAATCCTCGTGGGCGTTCACGCGCGCCATGACGCCGTCGACGTAGCCGGAGAGCGCGCGCGCCGTGTCCTTCACGGGTTCGCCGTTCCCGAGCTGGATGTCGTCCTCGCCGAGGAAGACGGCGTGTCCGCCGAGCTGCGTCAGCCCGACTTCGAAGCTCACGCGCGTCCGCGTCGAGGGTTTCTCGAAGAGCATCGCGAGACTCAGCCCGTCGAGGTCGTCGCGGGGCCGGCCGTTCTCGCGCGCCGCCTCGATCTCGGGGGCGTCGGCGAGGACGTCTTCGAGCGTCGATACTGGGAGGTCGTCGATGTCGAGCACGTTCATGGCGTCACAGTCGTTGCGCGGCGGTTTCGAGGACGTCGACCGCGCGGTCGAAGTCGTCGAGGGCGATGCGTTCGTCGGGCGCGTGGTCGCGGTCGGAGTCCCCGGGGCCGTAGGTCGCCATCGGGCAGCTCCACGCGCCGTGGAAGATGTTCATGTCGCTCGTCCCCGTCTTCCGGAGGTGGGCTGGTTCGCCGCCGGCGTCGCGGATGCCGGCGCGGAGCGCGCCCGCGACGGGGCTCCGCGGCGACGTCATCACCGGCGGGATGTGTTCCGTCCACTCGACCTGTCCGCTCTCGACGGCGGCGTCGACGCGCGCCTGCACGCTCTCGACGGTCTCGCTCGGCGGCACGCGGAAAGAGGCGTCGACGCTGGCCTCGAAGGCGAGGCCGTCGTCGGCGACGCCGCCGCGCATCGAGACGGGTTTCGCCGTCACTTCCTCGAACACCGACTCCTGTGCGTCGAAGGCCGCCGAGACGCGCGCCCACCACGCCATCGCGTGTTCGAGCGCGTTCGGCTCCGGGCGGCTCGTGTGCTCCGAGTCGGTCTCGGCGGTGTACGCGCCCTTCGTGAGGCCGCGGTAGCCGAGCGTGACGGCGTTCCACCCCGACGGCTCGCCGTTCACGACGGCGGCCGGTTCGTCGCGGACGTCGACGAGGTGGCGCGCGCCCCGCGAGTCGGCTTCCTCGCCGACGACGGCGGCGAACGAGACGCCGGTCCGCACGGCCGCGGCGGCCATCGCCGCGAGCGGTCCCTTCGCGTCCACGCTCCCGCGCCCCCAGAGCTCGCCGCTCGCTTCTCGAACGGGGATGTCGCCCGGAACGGTGTCGATGTGGCTCGTCAGGAGGACGCGGTCGTCCG
This sequence is a window from Halocalculus aciditolerans. Protein-coding genes within it:
- the argF gene encoding ornithine carbamoyltransferase; amino-acid sequence: MNVLDIDDLPVSTLEDVLADAPEIEAARENGRPRDDLDGLSLAMLFEKPSTRTRVSFEVGLTQLGGHAVFLGEDDIQLGNGEPVKDTARALSGYVDGVMARVNAHEDLEELAEYSSVPVVNGLSDDAHPVQTLADLLTIREHCGFDDTTVAWVGDGNNVGASFLVGAAMVGLDVVAATPDGYGFADGVTDRASNYDGTVTLVDDPTDAVADADVVYTDVWVSMGEEAEREAKLEAFYDGGFQLDADLLAHAPDDAAVMHCLPAHRGEEITDDVLESERSLVWRQAENRLHGQNALLVELLG
- a CDS encoding [LysW]-lysine hydrolase, encoding MTDARTLLRDLVEIPSVSGEEDACCARLVEFFEEHDREVFRDDVGNVRAPADDRVLLTSHIDTVPGDIPVREASGELWGRGSVDAKGPLAAMAAAAVRTGVSFAAVVGEEADSRGARHLVDVRDEPAAVVNGEPSGWNAVTLGYRGLTKGAYTAETDSEHTSRPEPNALEHAMAWWARVSAAFDAQESVFEEVTAKPVSMRGGVADDGLAFEASVDASFRVPPSETVESVQARVDAAVESGQVEWTEHIPPVMTSPRSPVAGALRAGIRDAGGEPAHLRKTGTSDMNIFHGAWSCPMATYGPGDSDRDHAPDERIALDDFDRAVDVLETAAQRL